In Ectothiorhodospiraceae bacterium 2226, a single window of DNA contains:
- a CDS encoding homoserine O-succinyltransferase, producing the protein MPLVANTDLPAFERLRQEGETVVPRDVALHQDIREMHIGLLNMMPDAALAATERQFFRLVGESNQIAQFYVHPFTLPELPRGDEARAHVERYYETFDQVREQGLDALIITGANVVGPELATQPFWEPLIRVIDWAYENVTSTLCSCLATHAVMQFRYGERRRPMGYKRWGVYSHRVAATHPLVAGVNTRFDVPHSRFNDISRAQFEAAGLHVLAESAEAGVHLAVSEDGFRLVFFQGHPEYDTISLLKEYKREVGRYVAGDRADYPPFPENYFTLQTQAMLDEYRDQLDAALARGATPPALPEALMAPRLDNTWHDTAEAIINNWVGKVYQTTNNDRRVPFMAGVDPADPLGWLARRARR; encoded by the coding sequence ATGCCATTGGTTGCCAACACCGATCTGCCGGCCTTCGAGCGCCTGCGCCAGGAGGGCGAGACGGTCGTCCCGCGCGACGTCGCGCTGCACCAGGACATCCGCGAGATGCACATCGGGCTGCTCAACATGATGCCCGACGCGGCGCTGGCCGCCACCGAGCGTCAGTTCTTCCGCTTGGTGGGTGAGAGCAACCAGATCGCGCAGTTTTACGTGCACCCCTTCACGCTGCCCGAGCTGCCGCGCGGCGACGAGGCGCGCGCACATGTCGAGCGGTACTACGAGACCTTCGACCAAGTGCGCGAGCAGGGCCTCGATGCGCTCATCATCACCGGCGCCAACGTGGTCGGGCCGGAGCTGGCCACCCAGCCGTTCTGGGAGCCCTTGATCCGGGTGATCGACTGGGCCTACGAGAACGTCACCTCCACCCTCTGCTCCTGCCTCGCCACCCACGCCGTGATGCAGTTTCGTTACGGCGAGCGGCGCCGTCCCATGGGCTACAAGCGTTGGGGCGTGTACAGCCATCGGGTGGCCGCGACGCACCCGCTGGTGGCCGGCGTGAACACCCGCTTCGACGTGCCGCACTCGCGGTTCAACGACATCTCGCGCGCCCAGTTCGAGGCCGCCGGGCTGCACGTGCTGGCCGAGAGCGCCGAGGCGGGCGTGCACCTCGCGGTGAGCGAGGACGGCTTTCGCCTGGTGTTCTTCCAAGGCCACCCCGAGTACGACACCATCAGCCTGCTGAAGGAGTACAAGCGCGAGGTGGGCCGCTACGTCGCCGGCGACCGCGCCGACTACCCGCCCTTCCCCGAGAACTACTTCACCCTGCAGACGCAGGCCATGCTGGACGAGTACCGCGACCAGCTCGATGCCGCGCTCGCGCGCGGCGCGACACCGCCCGCGCTGCCCGAGGCCTTGATGGCGCCGCGCCTGGACAACACCTGGCACGACACCGCCGAGGCCATCATCAACAACTGGGTCGGCAAGGTGTACCAGACCACCAACAACGACCGGCGCGTGCCGTTCATGGCCGGCGTGGACCCGGCCGACCCCTTGGGCTGGCTGGCGCGGCGCGCCCGGCGCTAG
- a CDS encoding ATPase: MKLSAREFRDSPHKCITLLGMSGVGKTRLAHMLRRNDWFHYSGDYRIGTRYLDEPILDNIKQQAMQVPFLRDLLRSDSIYFCNNITVDNLHPVSSFLGKLGNPEQGGLPLAEFKRRQALHHAAEVEAMRDVPEFIRKAQAIYGYRHFVNDAGGSVCELDDPEVLRELAEHTLILYIKATEHDEHELIRRAESDPKPLYYREEFLDEQLAIYMKERELPYVAMIDPDDFVRWMFPRLFYARIPRYQAIAAQYGYTVTTQEMAAVRSDEDFLALIERVLEREDGPPRAV; the protein is encoded by the coding sequence ATGAAACTCAGCGCGCGCGAGTTCCGCGACAGTCCGCACAAGTGCATCACCCTGCTCGGCATGTCGGGCGTGGGCAAGACGCGCCTGGCGCACATGCTGCGCCGTAACGACTGGTTCCATTACTCGGGCGACTACCGCATCGGCACCCGCTACCTGGACGAGCCGATTCTGGACAACATCAAGCAGCAGGCGATGCAGGTGCCGTTCCTGCGGGATCTGTTGCGCTCGGATTCGATCTATTTCTGCAACAACATCACAGTGGACAACCTGCACCCGGTGTCGAGCTTCCTCGGCAAGCTCGGCAATCCCGAGCAGGGCGGCCTGCCGCTGGCGGAGTTCAAGCGCCGCCAGGCGCTGCACCACGCGGCCGAGGTCGAGGCCATGCGCGACGTGCCGGAGTTCATCCGCAAAGCGCAGGCGATCTACGGCTACCGCCACTTCGTGAACGACGCCGGCGGCAGCGTGTGCGAGCTGGACGACCCCGAGGTGCTGCGCGAGCTCGCCGAGCACACGCTGATCCTCTATATCAAGGCGACCGAGCACGACGAGCACGAACTGATCCGCCGCGCCGAGAGCGACCCCAAGCCGCTCTACTACCGCGAAGAGTTCCTGGACGAGCAGCTCGCGATCTATATGAAGGAGCGCGAGCTGCCGTATGTCGCGATGATCGACCCGGACGATTTCGTGCGCTGGATGTTTCCGCGCCTTTTCTACGCGCGCATTCCGCGCTATCAGGCGATCGCCGCGCAATACGGGTATACGGTCACCACGCAGGAGATGGCCGCGGTGCGGAGCGACGAGGATTTCCTCGCGCTGATCGAGCGCGTGCTCGAGCGCGAGGACGGCCCGCCGCGCGCGGTCTGA
- a CDS encoding carboxypeptidase regulatory-like domain-containing protein: MGRLFIEPARVLVTLLLLLTAAPVLAASAQALAWLDAQRQADGIYHTADSVALEPQVLTEILLARAAHGDDLAATPASIWTRFSAWAEADTEFLAGWIRAAAAAGHDHAVALGQLRARQNEDGGFADQPDGPSTVLATAFALQALHAAGVDSGAVLGPAVGFLMSRARSSGGWAVGTNISTVYTSALALQALAPLAGRYNLVATIDGAVTYLLNQRVGGGAYASDWETAHALLALMPVLADPGRYGTTLRALDDAQDLHGSWSDDPYPTALAVRALSLAERLSDPQAPPIPPAPTHGTMSGTLVGDADGAPLSGAQITVQELPELQAASLSTGRFELALPAGEPLTLVYQAAGYLQATQPVMVAPGEVTSVGTVRLTPMPDHGRLFGMVSAKDTGAALATAVLRLSGDVALDTPVGGDGAFDVALPGGNYAIAVEAPGYHPVAGSLSLQVGQAIHFAPVLVPESEPLDGTPAAVMGVVQNAETGAPLAGVSVEAPAAGLVVLTDAAGRFHFEGLVAGSYTFSLSRDGYHGASIMVGLVPSITADLGIIALPPVQESAGLSTVVGVVVHADDGAPVPGARASAGAQSTTTDGQGQFRLEGITEQDFSLLVTADGFASREYAIQLPEPGTLQISVGLTPYDRGGLRLSGLRAAQPAYEAHSEASLEIDLANTAQEAQIVRLYLEVNDPSGDSLGEQPVAPIMREEGALDAAHVTVEPGGQLTERFSWFTEAHPPGDYRLSLRAYQAFNGELLGERSLVLRILETRRIELVSVRPNPLYLTQGAVEEVGFDVLVQHRSNVPFPLEVTFQLADPQAQVLHTGTVALELRPEQTNRLETLEGTAVDAALPGAHPIEVFETSGYAPAVVHGQPLYVAPGTRVEIRQRRTPGVIAPDGSNPIDIEIKLEGKDQ; this comes from the coding sequence ATGGGTCGGCTTTTCATCGAGCCAGCACGCGTGCTGGTTACTCTTCTACTGCTGCTTACGGCCGCACCGGTGCTTGCCGCAAGTGCCCAGGCGCTCGCCTGGTTGGATGCGCAACGCCAGGCCGACGGCATCTACCACACAGCAGACTCGGTGGCGCTCGAACCCCAGGTGCTGACCGAAATCCTGCTCGCGCGCGCGGCACACGGCGATGACCTTGCCGCGACGCCCGCTTCGATCTGGACCCGGTTCAGCGCCTGGGCCGAGGCAGATACCGAATTTCTCGCGGGCTGGATCCGCGCGGCGGCTGCCGCAGGCCATGACCATGCCGTAGCGCTCGGCCAATTGCGCGCGCGCCAGAACGAAGACGGCGGCTTTGCCGACCAACCTGACGGCCCCAGCACGGTGTTGGCAACGGCCTTTGCGCTGCAGGCGCTGCACGCCGCCGGCGTGGACAGCGGCGCCGTGCTAGGCCCTGCGGTCGGTTTTCTTATGAGCCGCGCGCGCAGCAGCGGCGGTTGGGCGGTGGGCACCAATATCTCCACCGTCTATACGAGCGCGCTCGCCCTCCAGGCGCTGGCGCCCTTGGCGGGGCGCTACAACCTCGTCGCGACCATCGATGGCGCCGTCACCTACTTGCTGAACCAGCGCGTCGGCGGCGGAGCGTATGCGTCCGACTGGGAGACCGCGCACGCCTTGCTCGCCCTCATGCCGGTGCTCGCCGACCCGGGACGCTACGGCACCACCTTGCGCGCGCTCGACGACGCACAAGACCTCCACGGCAGTTGGTCGGATGATCCGTATCCGACGGCGCTGGCGGTACGCGCCCTCTCCCTGGCCGAGCGCCTCTCCGATCCCCAGGCCCCGCCGATACCGCCGGCCCCCACCCACGGCACGATGAGCGGCACGCTGGTCGGCGACGCCGACGGCGCCCCCTTGAGCGGCGCCCAGATCACGGTGCAGGAATTGCCGGAACTGCAGGCCGCCAGCCTGTCGACCGGCCGCTTCGAGCTCGCCCTGCCCGCGGGTGAGCCCCTCACCCTGGTTTACCAGGCGGCGGGGTATCTGCAGGCCACGCAGCCGGTGATGGTCGCGCCGGGGGAGGTCACCAGCGTCGGCACCGTGCGCCTCACCCCCATGCCCGACCACGGCCGGTTGTTCGGGATGGTTTCGGCAAAGGACACGGGCGCCGCGCTTGCCACCGCGGTGCTGCGTCTCTCAGGGGATGTCGCGCTGGATACTCCGGTAGGAGGCGACGGCGCATTCGATGTGGCGTTGCCCGGCGGCAACTACGCCATCGCCGTCGAAGCGCCGGGCTATCACCCGGTGGCGGGCAGCTTGAGTCTGCAAGTCGGGCAGGCGATCCATTTCGCGCCGGTGCTGGTTCCTGAATCCGAGCCGCTCGACGGCACACCTGCGGCAGTGATGGGTGTCGTCCAGAACGCCGAGACCGGGGCGCCACTTGCCGGCGTATCGGTGGAGGCACCGGCCGCCGGGCTGGTGGTGCTCACCGATGCGGCGGGGCGTTTTCATTTTGAAGGGCTAGTCGCCGGTAGCTACACCTTCTCGCTAAGCCGCGACGGTTACCACGGCGCCAGCATCATGGTGGGCCTGGTGCCTTCCATTACGGCGGATCTCGGCATCATCGCTCTCCCGCCCGTTCAAGAGTCCGCCGGTCTTAGCACCGTGGTCGGTGTGGTCGTTCATGCGGACGACGGAGCGCCCGTGCCGGGCGCTCGTGCCTCGGCAGGAGCCCAATCCACCACGACCGACGGGCAGGGGCAGTTCCGCTTGGAAGGCATCACCGAGCAAGACTTCAGCTTGCTCGTCACGGCAGACGGATTCGCCTCGCGCGAATATGCGATCCAGCTGCCGGAACCCGGCACCCTGCAGATCTCCGTGGGACTGACGCCGTACGACCGCGGCGGCCTGCGCCTGAGCGGCCTGCGCGCCGCACAACCCGCGTACGAGGCCCACAGTGAGGCGTCGCTCGAGATCGACCTGGCCAACACAGCGCAGGAAGCGCAGATCGTGCGCCTCTACCTGGAGGTCAACGACCCCAGCGGGGACTCGCTGGGTGAGCAACCCGTCGCGCCGATAATGCGCGAGGAGGGGGCGCTCGATGCCGCCCACGTCACCGTCGAGCCGGGTGGCCAGCTGACCGAGCGCTTCTCCTGGTTCACCGAAGCGCATCCGCCGGGCGACTACCGGCTGAGCCTGCGCGCCTATCAGGCGTTCAACGGCGAGCTGCTGGGGGAGCGCTCGCTCGTGCTGCGCATCCTCGAGACCCGACGCATCGAACTCGTGTCGGTCAGGCCGAACCCGCTGTACCTCACCCAGGGTGCCGTTGAGGAAGTGGGCTTCGACGTCTTGGTGCAACACCGCTCCAACGTGCCGTTCCCGCTCGAGGTGACGTTCCAGCTCGCCGATCCGCAGGCGCAGGTGCTACACACCGGCACGGTGGCGCTCGAACTCCGCCCCGAGCAGACGAATCGCCTGGAAACGCTCGAGGGCACCGCGGTCGACGCGGCGTTACCCGGCGCACACCCGATCGAGGTGTTCGAGACCTCCGGCTACGCGCCAGCGGTGGTGCACGGACAGCCCCTGTACGTCGCGCCCGGCACACGCGTCGAGATTCGACAACGCCGAACGCCCGGCGTCATCGCGCCGGACGGCAGCAACCCGATCGACATCGAGATCAAGCTGGAAGGGAAGGATCAATGA
- a CDS encoding IS3 family transposase — protein sequence MLLSFSGADRDNVGLPSSAQPTRAEKIAHYHQRPRQLYGSPKIYADLVAMARLMRAADIQSRMARKFVITTDSKYTLKAASDLLQRQFTVGQPDTAWVSDTTFIPSREGWLYLAVLLDLFSRQVIGWAMGERNDAELVQQALTMALWRRKKVDSLIVHSDQGSTYASTAYQQQLHENGLRCSMSRKGECLDNAVAESFFGSLKNELVHHEDYNTRAEAKQSLFEYIEVFYNRQRRHASLRYLTPVEYEARYASN from the coding sequence GTGCTCCTCTCCTTTAGTGGTGCAGACAGGGACAACGTTGGGCTTCCTTCGTCAGCCCAACCTACGCGGGCTGAGAAGATTGCCCACTATCATCAGCGTCCCCGCCAACTCTATGGCTCGCCGAAGATCTACGCGGACCTGGTCGCCATGGCGCGCCTGATGAGGGCGGCGGACATCCAATCCCGAATGGCCCGCAAGTTCGTCATCACCACGGATTCGAAGTACACCCTCAAGGCCGCGTCAGACCTGCTACAGCGACAATTCACGGTCGGCCAGCCGGACACTGCCTGGGTGTCTGATACCACCTTCATCCCCAGCCGCGAGGGCTGGCTCTACCTCGCTGTCCTCCTGGACCTGTTCTCCCGTCAGGTGATCGGCTGGGCCATGGGCGAGCGCAACGACGCCGAACTGGTGCAGCAGGCCCTGACGATGGCGCTGTGGCGCCGAAAGAAGGTCGACAGCCTCATCGTCCACTCCGACCAGGGCAGCACCTATGCCTCGACAGCGTACCAGCAGCAGTTACATGAGAACGGTCTGCGCTGCAGCATGAGCCGCAAGGGCGAATGTCTCGACAACGCCGTGGCCGAAAGCTTCTTCGGCTCCCTGAAGAACGAACTGGTGCACCACGAGGACTACAACACGCGGGCAGAAGCCAAACAAAGCCTCTTCGAGTACATCGAGGTATTCTACAACCGGCAACGCCGGCACGCTTCGCTAAGGTATCTGACGCCGGTAGAATACGAAGCCCGGTACGCGAGCAATTAA